Part of the Pseudomonas sp. M30-35 genome is shown below.
GCAAAGCCTCTTACAAAAAGGTAAATCGTGATGACGACTGCTGATATGCGGCGCTTTCAGAACGGCACGTCGCTGATTGAAGCACTGGTAACTTTATTGATCTTTACTGTGGGCCTGCTGGGCTTTGCAGCTCTTCAGTTAAGCGCATTGCAGAGCTCAAGCGACAGTGGCTTCCGCACTCAGGCCACCTGGGTTGTGCAGGAATTGGCTGAGCGGATGCGCGCGAACCCCGATGCAGATGTTGCCGACTACACCGCAGCGGTCGACTGCGCAAAGTTACCCCCACAGCGTTGCAGCGACTATTTCGACCCGCTAACAGGCGCGAAAGTTAATGCCAGCAATTGCTCTGCGGCGCAGATGGCTGCATTCGATCGCTGGGAAGCTCAGTGCGCATACGGTACCGCCTATACAGGAAATGCTAATGCGGCTGATGCTCGCTATACCAGCCGCGACTTCCTAGGGCCTGCCGCAGCGGGACTTACACCTTTAGACATCAGCGCTACAGGTAAT
Proteins encoded:
- the pilV gene encoding type IV pilus modification protein PilV gives rise to the protein MTTADMRRFQNGTSLIEALVTLLIFTVGLLGFAALQLSALQSSSDSGFRTQATWVVQELAERMRANPDADVADYTAAVDCAKLPPQRCSDYFDPLTGAKVNASNCSAAQMAAFDRWEAQCAYGTAYTGNANAADARYTSRDFLGPAAAGLTPLDISATGNVFTITANWQSRSTNTSGATPENMSGTVQVER